From Balneola sp. MJW-20:
GACGAACCACTTGAGCTTTGGCTTGAGATGGACCTTCGAAAGGTACTTAATGACCGGGGAGATGACCCTGATTACCATCCTCTGACCGTACGCCTGACTGATCCATTCTCCGGTCCTTTAGTTCTGGATGCCCGGGTGAAAGTAAGGGGTAACTTCCGTAAGCAGCGCGACAACTGCCCCTTCCCACCCCTGCGTCTTAATTTTAAAAAAGATCAGCTGGAGGGAACTGTTTTTGACGGACAGGATAAATTAAAGCTCGTTACTCATTGCCGTACCAACCGTGCGTTCTATGAGCAGTTTCTATTGCAGGAGTACCTGGTTTATAAGATGTACAATCAGTTAACTGAAAAGAGCTTCAGGGTACGGTTACTGAAAATAACTTATGAGGATTCAAGAGGGAGATCAGAACCATTTAGCAGATATGGTTTTTTAATTGAAGACGAAGACCTCCTGGCAGAACGTCTGGGAGGCAGGATTTTAGAGGTAAATAATGTTCATCCCGACCGGACCGACAAAGAGCTGAGCAGTCTTCTCCCGTTATTCCAATTTATGATCGGGAATACAGATTGGTCCATTCCCGGGTTGCACAATATTAAACTGGTGATTCCCGAAGAAGGCGGGACACCCACTCCTATTCCTTATGATTTCGATATGAGCGGCATTGTTAATACCCCTTATGCAGAGCCCCCTGCGATTTTGAACATCCGCTCAGTAACCGAGCGTGTATACCGGGGGTTTTGCCAGTCTCCTGAAGAATACCAGAAAGCATTTGCAGAGTTTAACGGGCTAAAAGAATCCATCTACAAGCTCTACAAAGATCATAGCCCGCCCCTGGAGGAGGATGAGCTCCGTCAGTCAATAAGTTACCTGGATGAATTTTTTGAAATCATTAATGATGAGAGGAAGTCAAACCGGGAAGTGATAGAGGCCTGCAGGTCTGACCGGTAATTTTGGTCGATTCATTTCCCCGTCCTTCCGTCCCCGGTCGACGAGCATGGCATGTAAACAAAAAAAGGTCGCTATCTTGGACAAAGAGTCACTTGGCACGCCTGGAAGTACTACAAGCCGGTTTTCTGCAGCCTTTCAATTCCAGTTGAAGGAAGTTCAAATCAGTTCAACCAGCATTTCTTTCTCAGTATTGCAGTTACCTATAAACTAGTGAACAGTAACGAACAGGATTACTTACTGGAAAAATGAATTCAATCTGACCGAGAAATACCAGGCATCAGTTTAGGAGTGTTTTTTTGGAATAAAAATATTTTTTCCCGTATAGTATTAGCCAAATCAGACTGCAAGTTAAACTAATCGGGTCGGTATTTCGGGGTCCTACGTAGTATAACTCATCTTTCTGGCTGGTTATAAAGTAATTCTGTAAAGTAATTTCGGGGTATGAGGTGTGCATATGAATAGGTTTCAGGTATCAGTACTTTTCTTCTTTATTTTCGTGGTAATGGTGGGGTGTCAGGACAACAACCCGGTATCGTCGGAGGATAATGATTCCCCTGATATCAGCTCTCCTGATGGTGTCGTGACATTTAATTTGCAGGGTGTTACACAGCTTGATCTTGAAAGTTTAACGGCATTTTCCACCGTTGACTCTGCTTTCGTTGACACGGATGGTAATTTAGATATCCCCGCAGATGAAGATGCTCCTGAATTACCGATCATCTTAACAAATGACCAGGACGATATAATTTTGGGATACTTCCCAGCAGCTCTTTCAAACGATGATCTTATGATTGAGGACATTGTTTACTTCTTTGTCAAAACGTACCCTGAAATATCGGTGAGAGGTCTGGATGACAGCGACCTGAAGCCTATGGTTCAGGAATCGTCACAATACACTTCATTTGTTGAAATGGTTACTGATGCGTTAAACCAAAATATATCTGTTATTGATATTCCGGAGTTTAATGATGCAGTCAGAGAGTTTGTAGTAGAAATGGATCAAGGTGGACCGATTCTTGGAGATGAGATAATCACAGAATTTAAAGTTACGTATGAGAGAAACGGTATCATTAATTTTCCAGCGGAAGCTCCCATATTTTCCTCATTCGGTGTTCATATTTCACATCAAAGCGGAGCAGATGTATTCGGGCCAAAGTTGCTAAGAAGTAAGGGGCTTGTACTCTCTCCAAGTTCAATCATTAATTATATTATGAATGAGCTTTTTACTCCCTCGGAGCCTACAACTGAGTCAACCAGAATAGATGATGACGGGGATGGGGTATATACCATAACTTTTTCAAACGGATCTGGTGAAACAACATTAGATGAACTAGTCCGAGAGCAAAATTACAGAAACTTTGCTGCCACTGCTTTGGGGTATGTTGTGACATATGGAATCGAAAAAGCCATAAAAAAAGGAACCTGTGATGATGTCTTGATAGACCTTACAACCATTGCGACAGCGTTTGTGTCCGATGCATATTTCAAAAAACAAGTGCCAGGCAATGAAGAAGTAATGGGCCTGATACAGAACTTATTTGCAGCTTCTTATGAATTTGGTGCTTGCATCAATAAGACAGAGGAGAAGTTCTTTAATAAGTGGTTTAAGTTCTTAGAGAAGCGCCTTTCTATAGCTGAAGACGTCTCTGAATTGATCTTTCAACTGCGGGATTTTGTAGGATCCGATATTCGATTTTCAGAAACCCGATTCTTTGATAATAATATTTCATACGACAGCTTACGCTACACTAGTCTTACGGACCTAAATATAAATGGAGCCCCTGGGACAGAATTTAGTTATGAAGGTTTGGTCAGGGAGAAGGAAGTTGCTTATGATGTTACCAGGGGGCTAAGTTCTCAATTTATTCCTAAGTATAACTGGAAGACGGCGTCCGATATACCCTTTGGGCTGGATGTAACCGGGGATGCTGAAATTGATGGTCTCACCTCTAGGCTTTCCAGTGACGAAATAGGCGTACTGAATCTTACCGGTAAAATAGGCTCCATGTTTTCAGAAATTCGACTAAACCCACTCGTCACTAATCGTGGATCAATACCTCAAGAAATAATTGTGCAGCTAAACCCATTATTAAAAACTAGAATATTTTCATTGGAATACGATGGTACTACTTATCTAACCGAATTGAATTTGGATGATTTCACTGCAAAAGGCAGAGTTGCTGAAATAAGTTCAGTAGGTGGAAACACAGCTTTCAATGAACAAGCAAATGAAATCATTGCTAAAAGAGATAACAGCTCTGGGTTTATAACAATCAATTTATCGACGGGAGAAGTTCAAAGCTTTGACTCCGGGGATAATGCGAATTACAACTCTGCTATTTTTTCTAATTCTACCGGACGATTCTTCACTATTGAATATGATGGAAGCAATTATTTAACCGAATTGGATCCCAGTGATTTCAGCAAAATAAAAAGAATTGCTGCTATAGAGTCGATTGGTGAAAAAGTAGCTATAAATGAACAGACAAATGAAATCATTGCTAAAAGAGATAACAATTATGGATTCATAAAAATTAATTTCGAGACGGGTGAAGTCCAGACTTTTGACCCTGGAGATAATGCAAATTACAGCTCTGCAATTTTTTCTAATGCTACCGGACGGTTCTTCACCATTGAATATGATGGAAGCAGTTATTTAACCGAATTGGATCCCAATGATTTCAGCAAAATAAAAAGAATTGCTACTATAGAAGAGATAGGCGGAAATATTGCAATAGATGAACAGACAAATGAAATCATTGCTAAAAGAGAGAACAATTATGGGTTCATAAAAATAAATTTTGAGACGGGTGAAGTCCAGACTTTTGACCCTGGAGATAATGCTAATTATGATTCTGTTATTTTAACGAGAGAGTAAACAGGTAAAAGTATTGCGGCTTTTTCATCCTCTTATTTACCTCATTCAAAGAGAACTTACATTGATTAGCAAACGTAATCCAAGTACGGGATAATTGTATTTTGCCCAATCTTTGCTGAGTGTATGTACAAAAATGGCTCGCTGTCTTAGACAGCGAGCCATTTGGTACACCCGGAAGTACTATAATCATGTCATTAGTTTCTTTGTATTTACGCCAGTTGCTACAATTACGTTGATTCAATCCTCATATACAAGCAGGGGGTGGAAACATAAAGAAGCATCTGACGGAAATTCTTTCACAAAAATTGCATAACTATTTGTACTCCTACCATGTGGGTCAATTATAATCAACGCTAGAATATACACGGTGATGACATTGATAGGCTTATCAGGTTACGGTAGTCAGTTTATTTTCATAAATCACCATTCCTAACTTCAATATCTATTATATACCATGCTGTACATGGCATCCACCTTACTGCTTTCTCATAGTCTATTGGTTCCTCAAGGTCTATACCAGCAGCTGATATAACCCCATTTCTATCAAATCTGAGCTGAGCTAACGTGCCCAGCCTAAACCATTTAAGTATACTGTTAATACCAATCAGCTCTGCCTCAGATAACTGAATGTCACCTTTTTTATGTGCAATTAGCTTCTTTTTTAAATCTATAATCTCTTTTATGGGCTCTTCTAGTTCCTCATCTAAATACTCTTTATACATTTCTCTTTTCAAAACTTCTCCAGCTTGCCGATGGTGATTTATTCTTGAAGACCTAGTTCAATTAGTAAATCTTCATTGTTTATGTTCAATTTGTACTTATACAAGGTCATTAAAAATCATCAGGCAGGGCTGATTCATATTCCTCATAAAGTTCATTTGAATAGTATGTAATGGTAAAACTTGTCTCTCCTGTACCATCATTACCAGTAGACAACTCTAGATAGGTTTTATCGGTGTCCCATGTATACGTGATACCCAAATGTGCCATTTCTATGGCGTATGAATATTCATTTTTCATGTCTATGAATGTCTCATCATACCAAGTCCAGTCTTCACTATTTGGTTCACCATATTTTTCAGTTAATCTTGATGCAATAGTTTCAAACTCCTCAACAGTAAAATTTGGTTCAGGAAATTTCACACCAATTTTCGATAATCTATCATCCAAAAATACATAACCTACAAAACTTGTTTCCCCGCCTGTAAATTGAATAGTCGTGTAAGCTTTTAATCTGTTTGAAACATTTACTTCTTTCGTTCCAGACATTTCTAGAGCTAATGCTAATAACGGTTCATATTCTGACGCATCATTAATTGTTTTCTGAACATCCTCATACGATGAACCCCAGACTGTACCCCTCACTTGAGCCTGTGTCTCTTCAGTGATAAAAATCACAGACACAAAAACGGCTGCAAAAAAATATTTAATAAGACCTTTTTTATTCATTTGGAATACCAAACTTCAGTTGATGTTGCGCAATTACAAAAATGCCCTCTTCAATTGAATTTTTCAAGAAACTTACTATCATGTAACATATTGGGGAATAATATGATAAGAAGCATATCAACAATACTTTTATTATCGGCACTATTTTGTGCCTCATGTAAAAATTACAGTGAAGATGTAGTTGATTTAAGGCAACTGAAGCAGTTCGAAGGTGTTGTCTATTCAGACAGCGCTAATGTGCCCTTTACCGGGATAGTGGTAGATTCTGTCGGGGATACAAGAATACTATATGCTGAATATCAAAATGGCCTGAGAAATGGTTATGCAGAGGCTTGGTATGCTAACGGTCATACCAAGTACTTGGGAGACTATTATGATGGTAAGAAGATTGGTGAGTGGAAAAATTATTATTCAAATGGCCAATTAAAAGATATTGGATTCATAGGAATTGATGGTATGAATATTGGCACTTCACGCCACTATGATAGGGAAGGCAATTTAACCGAT
This genomic window contains:
- a CDS encoding toxin-antitoxin system YwqK family antitoxin; this encodes MIRSISTILLLSALFCASCKNYSEDVVDLRQLKQFEGVVYSDSANVPFTGIVVDSVGDTRILYAEYQNGLRNGYAEAWYANGHTKYLGDYYDGKKIGEWKNYYSNGQLKDIGFIGIDGMNIGTSRHYDREGNLTDIRIY